In Macrobrachium rosenbergii isolate ZJJX-2024 chromosome 16, ASM4041242v1, whole genome shotgun sequence, a single genomic region encodes these proteins:
- the LOC136847240 gene encoding uncharacterized protein isoform X1: MAFCRKQLFWSCSLFLAVLSCKGNFILSNDTDDSKMLRSRVGEFVAVNAQQSLDVSSLENFTSKNSPEFHPNPNEDDLDKTPIKCFSDSDDCKVSSSMRTSQIDNNIELMPTSFFPNITKATDINEQNSAIEDGILKQENSSSRRTIDPRTIIKMLQKPVKNLDFSVFKELFLKCLDREFYERFYFEKNKVNREGNFTNISNLLKALCHKAAENSKNASCSFKTHTLEKGLGKTNDKMSIRNLCSLLNSSEVNYLFNTSAIELGSTSSIHKNLTALDKFFPLGVKKPEEVVGGDVLLDEDSGLPLDSQKGIGFRMFYWTYVSTFLYAASYLTSFLFSQFSIPGLVMNLILFQFFPDIIQSPVFQSFDLALSALYSSL; encoded by the exons ATGGCATTTTGTAGAAAGCAGTTGTTTTGGAGTTGCAGCCTTTTCTTGGCTGTATTGTCATGTAAAGGAAACTTCATTCTCAG CAATGACACCGATGACAGCAAGATGTTGCGTTCGAGGGTAGGAGAGTTCGTTGCAGTAAATGCACAACAGTCTCTAGATGTCAGTTCATTGGAgaattttacaagtaaaaattCACCggaatttcatccaaatcctaaTGAAGATGACCTTGATAAAACTCCAATTAAATGTTTTAGTGACAGTGACGACTGTAAAGTCAGTAGTAGTATGAGAACTAGTCAAATAGACAACAACATAGAACTTATGCCCACATCTTTTTTTCCAAACATAACTAAAGCCACAgacataaatgaacaaaattcagCCATTGAAGATGGCATACTAAAACAGGAAAATTCTTCCTCCAGAAGAACAATTGATCCTAGAACTATTATTAAAATGCTCCAGAAACCTGTGAAGAATTTAGATTTCAGTGTATTCAAGGAGTTGTTTTTGAAGTGCCTTGATAGAGAGttttatgaaagattttattttgaaaagaacaaAGTTAATCGTGAAGGCAACTTTACCAATATATCAAATCTGCTTAAGGCACTTTGTCACAAAGCTGCAGAAAATTCAAAGAATGCCAGTTGCAGCTTTAAAACCCACACTCTTGAAAAAGGTTTAGGTAAAACTAATGACAAAATGTCAATAAGAAATTTATGCTCTTTATTAAATTCATCTGAAGTAAATTACTTGTTTAATACATCAGCAATTGAATTAGGTTCTACCAGTTCTATTCACAAGAATTTGACAGCACTtgacaaattttttcctttaggaGTGAAGAAACCTGAAGAAGTAGTAGGTGGTGATGTTTTATTAGATGAGGATAGTGGATTACCTCTTGATTCCCAAAAAGGCATTGGCTTTCGAATGTTTTACTGGACTTATGTGTCTACTTTTCTATATGCAGCCAGTTATCTAACCAGTTTTCTGTTCAGTCAGTTTTCCATACCTGGTTTAGTCATGAATTtaattcttttccagtttttcccTGATATTATCCAATCTCCTGTATTTCAGTCATTCGATTTGGCACTGTCTGCTCTGTATTCATCATTGTAA